From Toxorhynchites rutilus septentrionalis strain SRP chromosome 2, ASM2978413v1, whole genome shotgun sequence, a single genomic window includes:
- the LOC129766142 gene encoding uncharacterized protein K02A2.6-like produces MTLAQTVEMGRSLETIAKHRRNLQKHEEPKNSRKNKEGGKKKVRQIVSDNSDTEEEECRDSTSEDGNNVNFVFATNPDQNEMVKCKIGGVKLNWTIDSGAGVNVISSETWKYLKDHEVKVHYHTGHVSKTLLAYGNNKLSVKGMFVAEIAIKKSSIRDKVYVVREGGNNLLGRKTAMELGILKIDTSICAVQSSEEKIGKVKDVLVTVQVDPTVKPVQHTQSRVPIPLQPKVEREIEKLLKQDIIEPAPRDSPWISRLVVRPKSGTIDEVRLCVDMREANKAIIPQHHPLPTFDDIIPHLNNCKIFSKIDLNKAFHQIELAEESRAITTFASHNGYYRYKRLTFGMNCASEVFQNVIERVLAGIPGVKVFIDDILVYGKNQEQHDKALSMVLNRLKEYGITINERKCEFGRTQVTFMGHNLNGKGISPSEEKVDSIRRFRNPENVEEVRSFLGLVNYLGKFIPNLSTLTAPLRELLHKNIRFKWCNKHTEAFEKVKKELADPRNLGYYSPYDETILIADASPVGLGAVLLQIKEGKKRPVCYISKGLSSAERGYAQNEREALALVWAVERLEPYLRGLTFKLVTDHEPLKVIFNSKRKQCSRIERWALRLQSFRFQIVHIPGKANIADPLSRLPKFRECTTYDGKGESQLLAVLEISRPVALSLNEIIKETVKDVQLTAVKEALRIDRWSEDLKKYHPFREELSEMNGIIIRSDRIVVPVNLRQRVLNLAHIGHPGIERTKQRLRSKVWWPNVDKDAEKMVKSCLDCQLVTGTITPEPMNIRELPQQPWYVLAMDILGPLPSGDSILVLIDLYSRFRIIDVLRSTTTDDILNRLGHTFMRMGIPAVLITDNARNFTSQKMEDFCKVHGIQLKHTTPYWPQANGEVERQNRTILKTLRISALNGTDWKRNLEEANYVYSLTRHPATGRSPAEIALGRRFRDWIPQIPELIHEDEEIRDCDKIYKSNSMKYFDSHHKTNKVDLQHQDIVLMRNLLPQNKLSPMFHANPAKVIERQGNSVLVETGDGRKYRRNSAHLKKLQQSQDSFAGQQHTTVEESDVAESNVDWGTPFPSSHQTSSTPIVNDERSQREGTLERPRREARRPLRYDDFELE; encoded by the exons ATGACGCTTGCACAGACAGTAGAGATGGGTCGTTCACTTGAGACCATCGCTAAGCATCGACGAAATCTACAGAAGCATGAAGAG CCGAAAAATTCACGCAAGAACAAAGAAGGTGGAAAGAAAAAAGTACGTCAAATCGTGAGCGATAATTCAGACACTGAGGAAGAGGAATGTCGAGATTCAACATCTGAAGATGGAAATAACGTCAACTTTGTGTTTGCAACCAATCCGGACCAAAATGAAATGGTTAAATGTAAGATCGGaggagtaaaattgaattggacGATCGATTCCGGAGCAGGAGTTAACGTTATTAGCAGTGAAACATGGAAGTACCTGAAGGATCATGAAGTGAAGGTTCATTACCATACCGGTCATGTTTCGAAAACATTATTAGCTTACGGGAATAATAAACTATCGGTAAAAGGGATGTTTGTTGCAGAAATTGCCATCAAGAAGTCATCGATAAGAGACAAGGTGTATGTCGTCCGCGAAGGCGGCAATAACTTACTGGGACGGAAGACTGCAATGGAACTGGGTATCCTTAAAATAGACACATCTATTTGTGCGGTTCAGTCGAGTGAAGAAAAGATCGGGAAGGTGAAGGATGTCCTCGTCACCGTGCAGGTGGACCCAACAGTCAAACCAGTTCAACACACACAAAGTCGTGTTCCGATTCCTCTGCAACCGAAAGTtgagagagaaatagagaagTTATTGAAGCAGGATATAATTGAACCAGCGCCACGAGATTCGCCGTGGATATCTCGTCTGGTAGTTCGACCAAAATCCGGCACCATAGACGAAGTTCGCTTATGTGTTGATATGCGTGAGGCGAACAAAGCGATTATTCCACAGCATCACCCATTACCCACATTTGATGACATAATTCCACATTTGAACAATTGCAAAATTTTCTCTAAGATCGATCTTAACAAGGCGTTTCATCAGATTGAACTTGCAGAGGAGTCCCGTGCAATAACAACGTTCGCTTCACACAACGGGTACTACAGGTACAAACGCCTCACTTTCGGCATGAATTGTGCGTCGGAGGTGTTCCAAAATGTGATTGAGCGAGTTCTAGCCGGAATACCCGGAGTGAAAGTCTTTATAGATGACATTCTGGTGTACGGTAAAAATCAAGAACAGCATGACAAAGCTCTTTCCATGGTCTTGAATCGCTTGAAGGAGTATGGAATTACGATAAATGAACGAAAATGTGAATTTGGACGAACCCAAGTAACGTTTATGGGACATAATCTGAATGGAAAAGGAATTAGCCCATCGGAGGAAAAGGTCGACTCCATTCGTCGATTTCGCAATCCTGAGAATGTAGAAGAAGTGCGCAGCTTTCTCGGATTAGTGAATTACCTAGGTAAATTCATTCCGAATCTTTCTACGTTGACCGCGCCGTTGAGAGAGCTGCTTCACAAAAATATACGGTTCAAATGGTGCAATAAACACACTGAGGCATTCGAAAAAGTGAAGAAGGAGCTGGCAGACCCGAGGAACCTGGGTTATTATTCGCCGTATGATGAAACAATTCTGATAGCCGACGCAAGTCCTGTAGGACTGGGAGCAGTTTTGCTTCAGATTAAGGAAGGAAAGAAAAGACCAGTGTGCTACATCAGTAAAGGATTGTCATCGGCGGAAAGAGGCTACGCTCAAAACGAAAGAGAGGCCTTAGCGCTAGTTTGGGCGGTGGAGAGATTGGAGCCATACCTCCGTGGATTAACATTTAAGTTAGTAACCGATCACGAACCTTTGAaagtaattttcaattcaaagCGGAAGCAGTGCTCGAGGATTGAGCGGTGGGCCCTAAGACTGCAATCATTCCGTTTTCAAATTGTCCATATTCCAGGGAAAGCCAATATTGCGGATCCTCTATCAAGACTTCCGAAATTTCGAGAATGTACTACATATGATGGAAAGGGAGAATCTCAACTACTTGCTGTGTTGGAAATATCAAGGCCGGTGGCGCTTTCGTTGAACGAAATCATTAAGGAAACGGTGAAGGACGTACAATTAACTGCAGTAAAGGAAGCGCTTCGTATTGACAGATGGAGTGAGGATCTGAAGAAATATCATCCTTTTCGTGAGGAATTGAGTGAAATGAACGGAATAATAATTCGAAGTGATCGAATAGTGGTGCCAGTCAATCTCCGACAGCGTGTGCTGAACCTTGCACACATAGGACATCCGGGAATCGAAAGGACAAAACAACGCCTCCGCAGCAAAGTGTGGTGGCCGAACGTAGACAAGGACGCAGAAAAGATGGTAAAATCTTGTCTCGATTGCCAGTTGGTGACAGGAACAATAACACCAGAACCTATGAATATTCGCGAACTTCCTCAACAGCCATGGTACGTGTTGGCAATGGACATATTAGGCCCGCTGCCATCCGGCGACTCGATCCTCGTTTTGATTGATTTGTACAGTCGCTTCCGTATCATAGATGTACTTCGATCAACAACAACTGATGATATATTAAATCGACTGGGCCATACATTCATGAGAATGGGAATTCCAGCAGTATTGATTACCGACAACGCTCGTAACTTCACCAGTCAGAAGATGGAAGATTTTTGTAAAGTTCATGGCATCCAGCTTAAGCATACTACTCCATATTGGCCACAGGCCAATGGAGAGGTAGAGAGACAAAATCGCACCATTCTGAAGACATTGAGAATATCTGCGCTAAATGGAACTGACTGGAAAAGGAATTTGGAGGAGGCAAACTATGTTTATTCCCTAACAAGACATCCGGCAACTGGACGCTCACCAGCAGAAATTGCGTTGGGCAGAAGATTCCGAGATTGGATTCCACAGATTCCGGAATTAATTCACGAGGATGAAGAGATCAGAGACTGTGACAAAATTTATAAGAGCAACTCTATGAAATATTTCGACTCTCATCATAAAACGAACAAGGTGGATCTTCAACATCAAGATATAGTTCTAATGCGTAACCTGTTACCACAAAATAAACTTTCGCCAATGTTTCACGCTAATCCTGCTAAAGTGATTGAAAGGCAGGGTAACAGTGTGTTGGTGGAAACAGGAGATGGTAGAAAATATCGCAGGAATTCCGCTCATCTCAAGAAACTACAACAAAGCCAGGATAGTTTCGCTGGCCAGCAACATACAACCGTTGAGGAATCCGATGTCGCTGAGAGTAACGTGGATTGGGGCACCCCATTTCCATCATCGCATCAGACTTCCAGCACACCTATCGTCAACGATGAGAGGTCACAACGTGAAGGCACACTAGAGAGACCGAGGCGGGAGGCTAGACGTCCTCTGCGGTACGATGACTTTGAACTAGAGTGA